AACTATCGCAACCCATCGAATTTGTAAGCGTGTATTCAGCTGTTGAATTACTTGCAGTATATGTAGTGCCATCAATCCAGGTATAACTGTTACATGAAGTAACTGAATCGATACCTGAGCTACTTTTATTAATAGTAAGAATAAGCGTCACCAAACTATCGCATCCGGCTGCTGTACTATATAAATAGGTTGCATTGCTGCTGCTGCTGGTATAAGTGTTTCCGTCTATCCAGGTATAACTGTCACATGCATTTACAATTGAAGATCCGGTTGTACTTTTATAAATAGTTAATACAAGTGTTACCACACTGTCGCAACCCGCAGAGTTGGTGAGGGTTTGAGTTGCTGTTGTATTGCCGTCATATATAACCCCGTTAATCCAAGTATAGCTATCACAAGCAATTACATTTTGTGTGGATGAATTATTATTAATGGTGAGGTGAAGTGTAACAGTGCTGTCGCATCCTGCTGAATTGGTATACGTATAAGTTGCACTTGAATTACTTGTCGTATAAGTTATCCCATCAATCCAGGTATAGCTGCTGCACGCATTTACGGTTTGAATAGATGAATTGCTATTAATGGTTAATGCTAAACTAATAATACTGTCGCATCCAACTGCATTAGGAAGGTTGAAGGTGGCTGTATTGTTGCTTGCCGAATACGTATTTCCATCCAACCAAACAATACTATCGCATGCTGTGATTGCATCAATAGCATTTGTGTTATAGTGAATTGTTAAATTCAAATGGATAATGCTATCGCAGCCCGAAGAGGTGGTTAAAGTAGTTATAGCACTAAAATTGCTGCTGGTATAGGTTAAGCCATTTATCCAAGTATATTGCTCACATGCTGTAATAATATCATTGATTGAACTGCTTTGATTTATCGTTAGATTTAGAGTTATCACACTATCACAGCCTGCAGCATTTGTAAGGGTATAGTTTGCCACATTGCTGGATGTATAAATATTTCCATCCAACCAAGTATAAGTATCACAGGCAGTAACAGTTTGTGTGGATGCAGAACTGTTGATGCTAAGATTTAAAGTTACCAAACTATCACAGCCTCCTGCGGTGCTGAGCAGATAAGTTGCTGTATTGTTGCTATTGGTGTAAGTTACTCCATTAATCCAAGTAAAGCTGTTGCATGCGTTAACTGTTTGTGTAGAAGAAAATGTATTAATAGTTAGGTGTAAAGTAACTACACTGTCGCACCCGGCAGCATTGGTGAGTGTAAAGGTAGTGCTAGTATTATTTGCGGTATAAGTAATTCCATCAATCCATGTATAACTGCTGCATGCACTAACAGTTTGAATTGAGGAATTATTGTTGATGCTCAAATTTAAAGTAACCACACTATCACAGCCGGCAGCATTCGTAAGCGTGTGGGTTGCAGAATTGTTACTGCTGGTATAAGTGATTCCATCAATCCATGTAAAACTACTGCAGGCAGCAACAGTTTGCACCGAAGCATTATTCCCAATTGTTAGATTTAAACTTACCACGCTATCGCATCCGGCAGCATTGATAAGGGTGTAAGATGCACTGTTTGTGCTACTTGTATAGGTAATACCATTTATCCAATTAAAACTATTGCAGGCAAAAACAGTTTGAGTGGAAGAGTTATTCGCTATTGTAAGCTGCAAGGCAATAATACTATCACAGCCGGCGGCATTGGGCAATGTAAATGTTGCGGTAGTATTACTTGAAGGGTAGGTGATTCCATCAATCCAGGTATAGCTGTTGCAGCTTGTAATAACATCTGTTCCAACACTATTACTCGAAACAGTTAAATTTAATCGAATTGTGCTATCGCAACTAGCGGAATTTGTTAGGGTATAGATGGCAGTATTATTGTTCGAAGTATATGTATTGCCATCTATCCAAGTAAAATAGTTACAGGCACTAACGCTTTGTATGCTTGCATTGGCACATTGACTGTATTTGGCCATAAACATGCTTCCATATAAATCCGTGGTTAGATTTGCAGTAGAAGGAAAGTTGAAATTTGTTGTTCCTTCAAAGTTACCTGAAACAACTACACTCCCGAAAGGATCCACATTAATACAACTTCCAATATCTTCGTCTGTTCCACTTATTTTATGAGCCCACACAAAATCTCCATTGCTATTTAATTTGCACAAAAAGGCATCAGCTTGGCCGGCATTTGAAAGAATATAAGTTCCAACACCAGGATCGAAGTCTGCCGTAGTCCTAAAATGACCAATTGTGTAAACATTTCCGCCAACATCCAATGCTATTGCAGATGCACCATCGGGAGCAGTTCCTCCAAATTGCCTAGCCCAAATAAAATTTCCACTGGAATCTAATTTACAAACAAAAGCATCTTCATTGCCGGCTGAAGTTAAATTATATATACCTGCATTTGGATCAAAGTCTACTGTTAAGAAAAATATGCCGGTTATAAATATGTTACCCAATCTATCCGTTTTTATATCTGTACCAATATCTGTATTGGAAGCACCGATTCTTTTTGCCCAGATAAAGTTACCTGTAGAAGTCAATTTTAAAATAAAAATATCTTGCCAATTTCCAGTAGCAGTTAAATTGTACACTGGAGCTCCCGGATCGAAATCAGCAGTTCCGAAAAAATGACCTGTCAAATAAATATTTCCCACATAATCCACTTCAATTGACCTGCTATATTCATTACTATTTGAACCTATTTTTTTAGCCCACAAAAAATTTCCGGAGGCATCAAAACTTGAAATAAAAATATCAGAAGTAATAATGCCTGCGCCAATTAGGTTATTTATTGCAGCGCCTGGATTAAAATCAACTGTGTCTTTGAATATGCCAGTTATAATTATATCGCCATTCGTGCCCAAAGTAAGTCCAGAGCCAAAATCATCATAAGCTCCCCCCATACCTTTAGCCCAAATGAAGTTTCCATTTTGATCCAATTTGGAAATAAAAATATCCCGGTCTCCAACTGAAGTTAAATTAAATGTAACAGGCCCAAAGTCGAAATCAATAGTACCTATAAATCCACCTGTTAAGTATATATTACCGTTATTATCTAAAGCTATTCCGGTTCCGAGGTCATAACCGGAGCCTCCCAATGATTTTGCCCAAATCAAATTTCCACTCGGATCTAACTTCATTACATAAAAATCAATACTCCCTGCTGAAATTAAGGAAAAAACACCCGGACCAGGATCCATATCAGTGGTATCCGAAAACCCACCGGTTACATAAATATTTCCTACTGCATCAGTAGCAACCGCAGCAGGGGAAACTCTAGATTTATACTCTTTGGCCCATTGGTAGGTGGGGTCAAGTGCAAATGAGGAATGCGCTTTAAAAAATAAAATAAAAAGCAGTAAATAGGTGTTTTTCAATTAAAATGGGGTTTTTGTGATTTACAAAATCACAGTGTTGTGTAAAATTAAGAATAAAAATTTGGAGAGAAATGATATCTTTTAGTGGTGGAAATCGATTAGGTTCATTATAAAACTGGGCTTGGGACTTTTATTTCATATAAGGATAAAAACATATTGAAATATTGTAACCACTATTTTAAGTATACAAAGAAGCTTGAATCGAATTGGAAGAGGCTAGTTTATGTATTATATTCTAATGGTAGGCAACAAAATTTACTAGTCCAAGTGTAACAAGGTAGATTGATTCTGCCTCATGTCGGGTAAAATCGCGTTTCATTCCTGTGTGATGACTTTTGGAGGATAATTGATAAGTAGAATTTTCTAGCTTAGTAATTAATTCAAGAATACCCTCATTGGTCTCCTTGAACCACTTTGAGTTAGATCTTGAAACAATATTTTTTGCAATATTTTTAAGTTCTTCATGTATCTTATCATGAGTCTTTCTGCAAGCTCCAATACAGTCATTGTAGTTATGATTCTTAAAATACTCATCTGCCTTTTCGAACTCTAAAAAAATTCCTGAATATATTTCTTTTAGATGTTGATGGTGTAAAGGGACTTCAATCAGTTTGAAATTATTATAATTCAATTTCGGTAAAACGCTCTTCACCCATTGCGATTGAGGAATTTCAAAATCTATATATGATTCAAAAATAGAACAAAATGGCGCGTCATAATCAACCTTAATTAACTGAACGGGAGAGGTTTTTATGGGTGAATTTTTTCTGTTTGTTACTAGGCCAGTAAATCTTAACCTAAAAACTAAATCACCTTTTCGGTTTTTCTCAATAAAACTTATTTCTTTCTCACTAAGGGGTAACATAATAGTTTTTGATTCTTTGTGTTCTTTTTTGGGTTGCTTCTCATCAACAGAAAAACCAGTAAATTCAACTGTTTCAGATACTGCCGTATTATTCAAGCTTAAAGAGAACTTTATAGAACTTACATCAAATGCAGTTAGGCTAATTTGCCTAAAAATGAAATTTACAGGTACTATTAGAAAACTTGAAAGCTCATCCGAGAAGCCTTCTATATGTTTAGGAATGATATTTATTTCTTGGCTGACTTCTTCAATAATAAAATTTGCTTTGTTCATTGTTTCTTAATTAAGTTTATAACACTCTAAAAAGTGAATATGCCAGTGTTTCAATTCCTTATAATCGTTAATTATTTTCTCCCGCAGTAGACTTTTGTTGTCTTTATGGGACTTAATTAAAATACAATATATCCCATATTTGCAGTTAAATCCTTTGCGATAGGAGTTTTCAAGAGTTTTCTTATACTTAATTCTTTTAGATTCGTTTTTTATTTGCTCATTGGTTATAAATTTCAGCTCAAGAACAATTGGTCCGATAAAACTATAGGAGATAATAAAATCTGGTCTAAGATTACTAGCAGTTTGCGGCTCTCTATAAATATCGCTTTTTCTTAATCCTCTTTTTAGAAGCGAATTTTCAATTTGAATCTTTAGTGCTTTTTGTACAAAATCTTCATTAAAATCTGTTATTTTATTAGTTGGCTTATTAAATGGATCAAAGTAACCTTCATGCTGAATGAAGTTCACTATGTCTTCTTGGATAGAAGCTTTTAGAAGATTTAATAAATCATTTTCATTATAAACAGGCAAATAATTTTTGGATTTAATTTCATTGTATTTTTTGATTGAATCCAAGAAGCTTCGAGGTTTAAGAAAATCATTTGAGTATTCGATTTCGAGGTTTCTTAAATTCTGCCTGAAGGAATTTTTTTGACTTCGATTTGATTTGGAAATATAATCTGTTAGTGATTTCAAAACAGATATATCTTTTAATCGTTTCAGCCCTAAATAATAATTGTAAACTATTTTCTGCAAATAATGACTGTATTCGAAATATTTCTCCTCATTTCTAATTTGAAATGAAAAATCAAGCAAATCATTAATAGCATCCTTAAAAGTTAATTCGCTTTTTTCCATAATACACTTGGCAAAAGTCATTCTATCCAATTCTTGCTCCTTTTCTGGGTAAGGCCTTGGACCATTGGAAAGATAATTTCGAATTAATGGAAATTTTCTTTTTTTAATTTCTTCCATTCGCCAATTAAAAGCTTTATGATTGGAATACTTTGCTATTAAATATTCGTTAGCAATTTCAGCTAACGAGTAGTTATTTAAATCATCTATTGATTTATCGAATATCAATTCAAGATATTGAGAATTATTTTCTAACTCAGCTATACAGATTAGAGATTGCTGTTTTACATTGATATCAATTCGAGGATCAATTATTTTTTTAAGAAACGACTTAGCAATGGGCAACATCTCCACCCTTTTGTTTTCTTTAATAAACTCAATTAAATTTCCAGGAACGAGCCTCAAAAGGTCATCTTCTCTTTTTAAGTATTGATCTGATATTACATTATATTCTGCATCAGTTATACTACCGAATGCATCTTTAATATTATTAAGAAAATTAAAATCATCATCTTTATCATACAAAATGGGTATTAATGAGATAAAAAAATTGCGAAATATTAAAATGTCATTTTTCATTCCGAGCAGTAATGCCGCTTTCAGCAATTTAGGATAATGAACAAAATATCCGTTTTCTATCAAATACTGTTTGTCAGATACATAGTCAATTTTTATTTTAACCTTCGAAAGGTCAGATTTTGAAAAGCATTTAAGAATATATTTTCTCAGCCTATTCAGATCTTTTGAATTTGCACGGTTAAACAAAATTTCATCATTATTAATAAAATAAAAGCAGGCTTTAAATAAATCATTTCCCATTTCATTACGGAATTCTTTAAGCACGAATTCACTCGCATCTGATTCTTGAGTAATATCTTTTGTTTTTTTCTGGAAATCCTTGTAAAAGTCAGGATAAATTTGTCTTATTCCATTTAATATGGAAGTATAAGTTTTAGGATTTATAACTTGTACTTTCGCCAAAATTGAAGCAAATAGATTATTGCCCAACGGTTGTTGTGTTAAACCTCTAAAGGAACTTAAATTCTTAACAGTAAGAACAGTTGCAATTTCAGGGATAAAAGCATAATAAAAACTAATTAACTTTAAGTCAAAGAACGCTTTTAGATCTTGATTATTTTTTCCCAAAAGAGTTTTTAAGAGGTTTATAAAAAAAGAAGATCTATTAAGATCATAATAATGGCAGTTTTTTATTAATGACTTAAACACAACTCTAAGAATTTGAAGAAATTCCGGATTCCAATTATCTTTTATCCTCCTAAAAATAGGCATAATGGTCGCATTGGTGTACCCGTAATCTCGAATTGAAATTAGGTTAATTAATAACTCATCATTTTGAACTAATTTCTTTAAAAATAGGTTGATAATTTTTGGCTCATTTAGCCTATTTAACCAATTGACCGAATCCTCATTTTTACTTTTAATTCCTTCAATAATGATTTCAACAGAAAAGTCATTATCAGGGTTGGCAATTAAAGTGTAAAGCGCATATAATTTAAAAGCTTGCTCACCTTTGCGAGTGAAATATTTTTTGACTGCTTTAATATCCTTTAGAGTTTTATCTTGACCCAAAATAATAAGGCAGGAGATTACTGTATCAGTATTTCTATTATAATTTCTGAATAAATATGGGAACCCTTTTTTTATAGTTATTATTAAATCTGTTGACTTTTCATATCTTTTGCTTTTGATACCCTCTGCGATTAAAAAGAGCTTATTTGATGTACGTATCCTTTCTTCATCACTAAAAGTAATACTTTGAAGTAAATCGTTGTTAATAGGAGTATAATATTCAGGCAAGGAATAAGCTTTAGAACTTAAATAGATATTATTCTCTTGGAAATAGTTGAATGTTGTTTCAAATATTTTAGACTTCTCAACATTGCTAAATTGAGTTATATCAGCAACAGCAAATAAAGAAAACAGCTCATCTGCAATTAATCTATCTGTTGATTGAAATAGATAGTCGATAATTGTTAATAATTGCTTTCCATCAATCTCAATAACATACTTGAGCACATCAAACCAGTTCGTATAAATGTGTTTGAAATTAGGCTCTATAATCAAATCATAAAGAACCTGGGTTTTATTTCCTAGTCTAAGCAATTCCTTAGCGGCAAGATATTCCTGAAACTCGGTATTATCAAAAGCAATTTCATTAAAATCCTTTTCTTTCAATACCCTTTTTATAAAATCCTTAAGATCAAGATCATTTAAAAATATAAGGTTAATATTGGAATTTGCTTCATCTAGAAAAGTCAATAAATCATCTCTGGAAATGGAATTTACTTGAAAAATTTCCATAATGAGTGCTAATTTTTCAGTAACACGTTTTGTTATTTCAGCTCTTGATTGCTTTATCGATTTTTCCTCTAATTTTTTATATATGAACATTTCAAACAAATCAGTTCGTTTTAAATGTTTTATTCCTGAAAAAAAATCGGTTTTATATGCAAGTGAAATAATTACTTCGAGATACCTAGCTATTCTAATAACACTGCTATTCCTATTGTAGGTCGTTAATTTATAAAGAGAATTAAGTTTCGTCCCCGAAACATTCTTTATGTTTTGTTGGAGATAGTTATTGATTTGTATATCGGAAAATGGTTTGATTAGAATAAAACTAAAGTGTTTACTTCGATTGTTTAAATCCAAGATTTTTTTGAGATAGTGACTTCGGCATGCTACAACAAGTCTCAAATCTTTTTTAGTTTCTCCTAAGCGAAGGATTGAGTTTAGCGTTTCCTCGAATTTATCTGAATTAACTTCATCAAGCGCATCGAAATAGATTGTGCAACCTTCTTTTGCGACAAACTTGTCTTTCAGAGATTCTTTCTTAATAAATTGCGAAACAATTTCTGAAATTTTAGTATGATTAATTTGGGGGAGGTCAACAACTAAAGCGGCAATTTTACGCTTACGCCCTTTTACTTGGATTGCCTTTAATAATCTAGATTTCCCTACGCCTGGCTCTCCAAGAACAAAGTATCTTTTACTATCATTAAAAAAATCGTCTATTGAGAAGAGTTTGTTTTTATCATAAACTGGGTATTCAAAGTCTTCAGAAAGCTTGTCATTCTTTAATTCATCAAAATCTTTATACTTTATTAAAGTTGGTAGGATATATGTACTCATAATGTTTGAAGTCCTTGCAAATTTATTAATGAATTACAATTGTTAAGAAATCTCAACTCATTTTCAGATTCTCCCAAATGAAGGATGTAGGTGGTCATATGTTTAAATATCTACAATTTAAGAATAATGAATATATTTAATGAATATAATAAGTTAATGTAAAACTGATATATTAAACAGCAATGAAATGATAGGTCCAAAAGTAGATTATATACTTAACAATCCGATAGAAACAAGCATTGAAAAGAAGCCTTTGAGTTGAAGTTGAGTCAATGCTGACAGCCCTATAAAAATAGAGGTGCAATGATGCCAAGCATAGCGCTACCAATTAAAAAACGAACGAAGCAGCGCTTTACGGGTAAGGGGGGCTTCAACTTTGTCAGTTTTTTTGTTACTTTGTTGAACACATGATTATCATGATGAAAAAATTAGGGACTCTTCTGCTTTTTTTATTTACTCAGATGGTTTCAGCTCAAAATGTTTTAATTCCAGATAGTATTTTTAAATCTGTCTTGGTAAACAATTCAGCAATTAATACAAACGGTGATACTGAGATTCAACTTTCAGAAGCAGTGGCTTTTGCAGGTATTTTAGAAATTGGCTCTGCAGGGATTAACGATTTAACAGGAATTGAGGCTTTTACGCAATTGAGTTATTTGGATTGCAGCTTCAATATGTTGACAAGTTTAGATTTGTCTGTCAATACGACCCTTACAAAATTGTATTGTAGCTATAATCAGCTAACTAGTTTGTATTTGCCAGCAAGTGCTTCGATAGTTGAATTGTATTGTGATTCCAATCAACTCACAAGTTTGGATTTGTCTGCTAATACTGCTATTACAGTTTTGAATTGTGGTCACAATCAACTTACAAGTTTGGATTTGTCTGCCAATACAGCTATTACAGTTTTGAATTGTGGACACAATCAACTTACAAGTATAGATATGTCTAACAATTCTGCAATTGCTGAATTACATTGTGGCCATAATCAACTGACAAGTTTGGATTTGTCAGCCAATAATTCCATTACCCATTTAAGTTGTAGTAGAAACCTGCTCACGGTTTTGAATGTATCAACTAATATAGCCATAACACAATTGTTTTGCGACCATAATCACCTCACCAGTTTGGATTTGTCTTCCAATACATTCCTGACACAATTGTTTTGTGATGGCAACTCGTTATTAAATTTAGATTTGTCTGCTAACACTGCAATTACATACATTTCTTGTGCTGTCAATCAAATATCAAATTTGGACTTGTCTGCCAATACCGCATTAGTGTATTTGAATTGTTTCTCCAACCATTTAACTGATCTAAACCTATCAGACAACACTTTAATCGATAACTTGGAGTGCGCACATAACCAACTGACAAGTTTAGATTTGTCAACTAATATTGCAATTACGAAATTGTTTTGCAGTCAGAACCAACTGGACAGTCTGGATTTAAACGTCAATAGTGCTCTTACTACCCTGGTTTGCAGTTACAATCAAATTACAAGTTTAGATTTGTCAACTGATACTGCAATCACAACTTTGTATTGCGAACATAATCAACTAACAAGTCTTGACCTGTCATTCAATAGAGCTCTAAGTACCTTCCATTGTGATAATAATAACCTAAGTAATTTAAAAATTAAAAATGGACACAATATTGGATTATTTAATTTTAGAACAACCAATAACCCAAACCTGTCATGTATTGAAGTGGATAGCGTAAACTTTATGCGCAATCATTTTTCAAATATGGTTGATACCTTTACTGTGTTTTCTTCAAATTGCTCTGGGGTTGAGCCAATCAAGGGGTATATATTTAAAGACACAGACTCTAATTGTTTCTATGATTCATGGGATAGCCCGGTTGCTAATGTGCTTTTAAAACTTTATGATAGCACGAATGTGTTGGTTCAACAAATCTATAATAAAGCATCCGGTTTTTATCAGTTTAATGTTCCCATTGGAAGTTATAAAGTAGTTTTGGATACAACAGGATTTTACACTTTTCAATGTGCACAACCAGGTATCGACACCACAATTATCACTTCATTTGGCGATACAATTAATTTTGATGTGATTTGCAAATCAGGAATTGATTTAAATGTTCATTCAATCACTAACACTAATTGGGTTTTTCCAGGTCAACAGCATATCCTGAATATAAATGCAGGAGATGCTTCGCAATGGAATAATTTGAACTGCTCTTCGGGAATTGGAGGAACTGTTATGATTACAATTGGTGGCCCTGTTGCTTATGTGGGTCCGGAAGCGGGGGCTTTGGTTCCTGTTGTTTCAGGAAATACACTTACTTATTATATCCCTGATTTTGGAACGATAAATAATTCCACAGCCTTTGCAGTTTTACTGAACACCAGCACGAATGCAGTTATTGGTGATTCTGTTTGTATAAGCGCTAGCATAACACCTTCTTCAGGAGCAGAAGCAAATACATCTAACAATACAATGCATTTGTGTTATGCTGTAAGAAACTCCTATGATCCTAACACAAAGGAAAGCTATCCAATAACTGTGCTTCCTGGCTACAACAATTACTTTACCTACAAAGTAAATTTCCAGAATACCGGAACGGCGCAGGCATTTAATATAAAAGTTATCGACACGCTAGCAGCTAATTTAGATTTGAACACCTTTGAATTATTAAGTTACAGCCATGCCTGTGAAATTTCAATAGCAA
The sequence above is a segment of the Bacteroidota bacterium genome. Coding sequences within it:
- a CDS encoding leucine-rich repeat domain-containing protein, producing MMKKLGTLLLFLFTQMVSAQNVLIPDSIFKSVLVNNSAINTNGDTEIQLSEAVAFAGILEIGSAGINDLTGIEAFTQLSYLDCSFNMLTSLDLSVNTTLTKLYCSYNQLTSLYLPASASIVELYCDSNQLTSLDLSANTAITVLNCGHNQLTSLDLSANTAITVLNCGHNQLTSIDMSNNSAIAELHCGHNQLTSLDLSANNSITHLSCSRNLLTVLNVSTNIAITQLFCDHNHLTSLDLSSNTFLTQLFCDGNSLLNLDLSANTAITYISCAVNQISNLDLSANTALVYLNCFSNHLTDLNLSDNTLIDNLECAHNQLTSLDLSTNIAITKLFCSQNQLDSLDLNVNSALTTLVCSYNQITSLDLSTDTAITTLYCEHNQLTSLDLSFNRALSTFHCDNNNLSNLKIKNGHNIGLFNFRTTNNPNLSCIEVDSVNFMRNHFSNMVDTFTVFSSNCSGVEPIKGYIFKDTDSNCFYDSWDSPVANVLLKLYDSTNVLVQQIYNKASGFYQFNVPIGSYKVVLDTTGFYTFQCAQPGIDTTIITSFGDTINFDVICKSGIDLNVHSITNTNWVFPGQQHILNINAGDASQWNNLNCSSGIGGTVMITIGGPVAYVGPEAGALVPVVSGNTLTYYIPDFGTINNSTAFAVLLNTSTNAVIGDSVCISASITPSSGAEANTSNNTMHLCYAVRNSYDPNTKESYPITVLPGYNNYFTYKVNFQNTGTAQAFNIKVIDTLAANLDLNTFELLSYSHACEISIARNILTANFENINLADSTSNEAASHGYFQYRIKPLSNQLNGTHIKNTAHIFFDFNPAVATNTTINSFVLPNSINELQENEISIYPNPGNGMFTVSSKSVKDANLKISNVLGEVVYQMQLQKNKAALIDLSNQPKGVYVLRMEEEGKRFLNKKIVIQ
- a CDS encoding SBBP repeat-containing protein is translated as MKNTYLLLFILFFKAHSSFALDPTYQWAKEYKSRVSPAAVATDAVGNIYVTGGFSDTTDMDPGPGVFSLISAGSIDFYVMKLDPSGNLIWAKSLGGSGYDLGTGIALDNNGNIYLTGGFIGTIDFDFGPVTFNLTSVGDRDIFISKLDQNGNFIWAKGMGGAYDDFGSGLTLGTNGDIIITGIFKDTVDFNPGAAINNLIGAGIITSDIFISSFDASGNFLWAKKIGSNSNEYSRSIEVDYVGNIYLTGHFFGTADFDPGAPVYNLTATGNWQDIFILKLTSTGNFIWAKRIGASNTDIGTDIKTDRLGNIFITGIFFLTVDFDPNAGIYNLTSAGNEDAFVCKLDSSGNFIWARQFGGTAPDGASAIALDVGGNVYTIGHFRTTADFDPGVGTYILSNAGQADAFLCKLNSNGDFVWAHKISGTDEDIGSCINVDPFGSVVVSGNFEGTTNFNFPSTANLTTDLYGSMFMAKYSQCANASIQSVSACNYFTWIDGNTYTSNNNTAIYTLTNSASCDSTIRLNLTVSSNSVGTDVITSCNSYTWIDGITYPSSNTTATFTLPNAAGCDSIIALQLTIANNSSTQTVFACNSFNWINGITYTSSTNSASYTLINAAGCDSVVSLNLTIGNNASVQTVAACSSFTWIDGITYTSSNNSATHTLTNAAGCDSVVTLNLSINNNSSIQTVSACSSYTWIDGITYTANNTSTTFTLTNAAGCDSVVTLHLTINTFSSTQTVNACNSFTWINGVTYTNSNNTATYLLSTAGGCDSLVTLNLSINSSASTQTVTACDTYTWLDGNIYTSSNVANYTLTNAAGCDSVITLNLTINQSSSINDIITACEQYTWINGLTYTSSNFSAITTLTTSSGCDSIIHLNLTIHYNTNAIDAITACDSIVWLDGNTYSASNNTATFNLPNAVGCDSIISLALTINSNSSIQTVNACSSYTWIDGITYTTSNSSATYTYTNSAGCDSTVTLHLTINNNSSTQNVIACDSYTWINGVIYDGNTTATQTLTNSAGCDSVVTLVLTIYKSTTGSSIVNACDSYTWIDGNTYTSSSSNATYLYSTAAGCDSLVTLILTINKSSSGIDSVTSCNSYTWIDGTTYTASNSTAEYTLTNSMGCDSLIRLNLTINTADATFTQIENSLTANALNEEYQWLTCNNGFAAITGETASTYLVTANGDYALAVNNNGCRDTSDCSYASANSLGNSFLIYPNPSKGKFLILVGDKIPLPATARIYDELGKKIKELEITDSKTEVEIVAANALYFFSLKNGKDWLNQKIEIQK